A region from the Alnus glutinosa chromosome 5, dhAlnGlut1.1, whole genome shotgun sequence genome encodes:
- the LOC133868641 gene encoding urease accessory protein G, whose product MASHDHHTHDHGHHHTHDHDHQHHDHDHDHQHHDHTHGDSTAKSWVGPDGKVYHSHDGLAPHSHEPIYSPGYFSRRAPPLVTRDFKERAFTIGIGGPVGTGKTALMLALCKFLRDKYSLAAVTNDIFTKEDGEFLVKHGALPEERIRAVETGGCPHAAIREDISINLGPLEELSNLYKADILLCESGGDNLAANFSRELADYIIYIIDVSGGDKIPRKGGPGITQADLLVINKTDLAAAVGADLTVMERDALRMRDGGPFVFAQVKHGLGVEEITNHILQGWEAATGNKRR is encoded by the exons ATGGCTTCACACGATCATCATACCCATGACCATGGTCACCACCATACCCATGACCATGATCACCAGcatcatgatcatgatcatgatcaCCAGCATCATGATCATACTCATGGGGATTCAACGGCAAAGTCATGGGTGGGCCCTGATGGGAAGGTGTACCATAGCCATGATGGACTGGCACCACACTCACATGAGCCCATATACTCCCCAGGCTACTTCAGCAGAAGAGCTCCGCCACTTGTCACCAGGGATTTCAAGGAAAGAGCCTTCACTATCGGCATTGGTGGCCCAGTTGGTACTGG GAAAACAGCTTTAATGCTGGCTTTGTGCAAATTCTTGCGGGACAAGTACAGTCTTGCTGCA GTGACAAATGATATATTCACAAAAGAGGACGGTGAGTTCTTGGTGAAACATGGAGCACTTCCTGAGGAAAGGATACGTGCTGTGGAAACTGGAGGATGTCCACACGCTGCAATTCGTGAAGACATTAGCATTAATCTTGGCCCTCTTGAGGAGCTCTCTAACTTGTACAAAGCAGACATACTTCTTTGTGAATCTGGGGGAG ATAATTTAGCCGCCAACTTCAGCAGAGAACTGGCTGACTATATCATTTATATAATAGATGTATCTGGTGGTGATAAAATTCCTCGAAAAGGTGGCCCTGGCATCACCCAAGCTGATCTCCTT GTAATAAACAAGACCGACCTTGCCGCAGCAGTTGGCGCTGATTTGACTGTCATGGAGCGTGATGCACTTCGAATGCGTGATGGGGGGCCATTTGTCTTTGCTCAG